AAAAAATGATTTCTATGCGAAGCAGAATTAAAAAAAAGTTAGCTGCCAGAGCTTCAAAAGAGTCAGTTAAACAATGAAAAAAAATTGTGGTTCTGTTGTTGTTTACAATGATATCCTGTTTTTACTGAGTCAAACGTTTATGTATGAACAGGTAAAAGTACTTGCTGAGCAATATGATGTACATCTTTTAGCCAAACGGTTTGAAAACCCTCATAGTTTCAATATCGATGAATATCAACAAATTAAAATTGATCAGCCGGTACATATTGCAGATAAAGTTGTGTCAAAACTTGCCAGAAGATATTACGATTCAAATCTTTACTTTGACACGCGTACACTTCTCCGCTTAAGGAAATTTCTTAGAAAAGAAAAAATAAAAGCAATTCATGCACATTTCGGGCCAAGGGCACTTGAGATTCTTGGAATAGCCAAAAAACACAATATTCCACTTGTGGTAACTTTTCATGGGTATGATGCCTCATCATTACTAAGAGACGACGCGTATGCACAAAAATTACCGTATCTTTTTGAATATGCAACAAAAATCATCGTGGTGAGTGAGCATATGATAAACACGCTAAAACTGGATAAATGGAAGCAGAAAGTACACATTATTCCATGTTCCGTTAATGCGGATGAATTTAGTGCAGATGGCAAGGCAAAAAGCGATAATAAAATAAAAATTCTACATGCTGGAAGAATTGTGGCGAAAAAAGGTGTCCCTGATTTGATCAGAGTATTTCACCATCTCACTGGGAAGATTCAGAATATTGAACTTCATCTTGCCGGAGATGGAGAAGAACTTGATGAGTGTAAAGAGCTGGTAAAAAGGTTTTCAATTGAAGAGAAAGTTGTTTTCTATGGTGGTGTATCTCATCAAAAAATTAAAAATTTACTTAACGAAACAGATATTTTTGTTTTAAATAGCAGAACTGATGAAGCAGGGGATATGGAAGGTACGCCTGTTACTATTCTTGAAGCTATGTGTATGGAGAAGGCTGTGGTTTCTACACGGCACGCCGGTATTCCGTATGTAATTGAAGACGGGGAAAATGGTCTGCTTGCTGATGAGAGAGATAACAATGGACTAGGAAGGTGTCTGCAAAAATTGATACAAAATAATGAGCTCAGAATAAAAATGGGCAGATCAGCAAGAGCTACTGTCATTGAATCTTTTTCATCAAAAGTGATGGGTCAAAAACTAAGCGAAGTATTTGAAAGTATCTGATGTTTATTAACAGATTATAAGCCTCTGAATATTATTGATCTGTTATCTTTCACACCGATTTTGCTCAGATAAGCTATGTTTTCTGTTTCACTTTTTTAGGAAATGGAACTATTAGTGATCATTCAGGAACAGTATAAAAAGTTTTACTTTTGTCTGAAACTGCCATAGATAATCAGAATTAACTTAACTATAAATAAAACGCTCTGATTCAAATGGGAATTGCCCCGATATTTTCCGTTATAATACCGGTATACAACAATTGGGAACAGCTTCAGTTATGCCTGGATGCACTTTCAAAACAAACTGTTGATTCAGAAAAATTTGAGATTATTGTTGTAGATAATGCATCAACCAGATCAAGACCGGATCATTTCAGAATGCCTGATCATGCAATCCTTAAATTTGAATCTGAGCCGGGTTCTTATGCTGCAAGGAACCGGGGTGCAGAGTTTGCAAATGGGAAATATCTTGCATTTACAGATTCTGACTGCATACCAGATAAAAACTGGTTGCAGCATGCTTTTAACTTATTTGAAGAATCGCGTTGTGATAGTATTGGCGGAGAAATTAAAATCTTCAGAACTGAGGATGGCCGCAAACACGCCTATATTTATGAGAGTTACAACGCCTTTAAACAGGAACAGTGGGTACCGGAAGGAAAAAGCTGTACGGCAAATCATTTTGTGAAAAAAAAGGTGTTTAATGAAGTCAATGGATTCGATACCACTCTGAAATCCGGAGGGGACTGGGAATTTTCCAATCGCTGCGTCAGCCTTGGTTATCAGATGGAGTACGGAGCAGATGTAATCGTATTGCATCCGGCAAGAAAAAACCTGAAAGCGATGCTGAAAAAGCATTATCGGCATATCTGCTGGGCTTCGGTAATTGTACGTGAAAAATACAATTGCGGACAACTTAGAGTTCTGCTGTCATCAACAAAAGGTGCTTTGCTTGGATTATTCAAAAAGAAACCATACGTAAAAAATTTAAAACACAGATTTGTATTACTCTATATCGATTTCATCAAAATGGGTATGCAAATTGGTGTAAACGTGTTTTTGTTGATGAGGCTTATCAAGCCAGAGCAGGTAAGAGAATAGTAAACCATAACAGAGGCAATATATGTCAGTTTTTGAAACCCTGAATCAAACATTCGATAATATTTATATTATGACACTGGAGCGAAGTGTCGACCGGCACCCGGTTTTTAAAAAAAGGCTGGCTGGATTAGACTATGAGATTTTCTGGGGTGTGGACGGCCAAAAACTGGATATCCGGGAACTGGAAGAAAAGGGGCTTTACGATTCAGAAAAGGCAAAATTCATAAAAAAAGAACTGAAATTACCGCAGCGTGATTTGTCGATGAGCATCCTGGGGTGCGCTCTCTCACATGTCGGTATCTACAAAGATGCGATTAAAAACGGGTATGAAAAAGTTCTGATCATGGAAGATGATATCACCATTGATCAGAGCAAAAATCAACACCTGAAGCAGGCACTCGATGAACTGCCTCCTGACTGGGAATTACTCTACCTTGGGTATCTTCAAAACAATAATGAACTATCGTGGAAGGCGAGGCTCAGAATCAATCTAATTTACCCGGTATTATCAAAGCTTGGAAACAAGAAATATAATCCACACACCTACAGGTGTAAATTTCCCCGGCATTACTCAGAGAATCTGGAAATCCCGGGTTTTCATTATGGTGCGCACGCCTACGGGGTGACACTTGAAGGCGTAAAAAAAATACTGGATGAACAGACCCCTATTGTGCGGGAAGCGGACAATGCCATCAGCGAAATGTGTATGCATGAATCCATTAACGCGTTCAGAGTGAAGGAAAGGGTTTTTCACCAGGACAGAGAGCAGTTTGAAAGTCAGATCAGCAGTTAAGCCTTGCTATAAAATCAGATACCCCTTCCTTTATTAATTTCAGATCAATAAAATCTACTTTTTTACTCTTTTCTGGTGCCAAAAATCAGATTAAGAACTGATCCTATTACTACAAAAATAAATCTATTTATTGCAATTCTAATGACTTACGAAACTTGATTTTTACTGTATCGTAATAAATATTTTATATATTTTTTGTCTGATACTATTATAATAAGTATTGATGAATGCATGCTAAAGCAGCTGTTTGATAATTGTATATACACCTAATAATAAACCGGAAAAAGTGTCACTAAATAAAAAAGTAAATGGTTGGTACAGGCGGGGACTCTACTTACGAAGAGAATGGATTGCCTATTATTGTAAACTCTTTAAACAGGACTCTCTTGAGCAGCACCGGGTGGTGATTTTTGGACAGGGGCGAACCGGCAGTACCCTGCTGGAAGACCTGATCTTTAAAACAGGCCATTTTCAGAAACATGGAGAGCTGTTTCATAAATCAAGAGGTCAGATTCTTTTTCCACTCCCGTTTATCCGGGGACTCGCAAGGAGAAGACCTGAGGAGAATTTTATTTTTCACGTAAAAATTTACCAGCTGGTCAATGACCGTCGCCGACCTGAAGACACGGCCCGTTTTCTGAAAGCGTTGTACGCCTCCGGATGGAAAATTATATATCTCAGCAGAAGGAACAAGGTAAAGCATGTACTCTCTAACTATGTGCACAATGCACGCGGCGCAAGTCATAAATTCAATGATAAAAAAGAAGAAATTGAGCTGCAGATCGATCCGGAAGGATTTCTAACCTGGGTTAAAGAGAGAGAACGGTTTACAGAAGAGGAAAAAAAAGCTTTACAGGGACTGGAGTATATTGAAGTTGTCTACGAAGATGACCTTGAAAAACAGGAGATGCACCAGGGTACGGTGGATCGAATACTTGATGAGCTGTCATTGGAGAGAAAAAAAGTTCAAACACGCCATAAAAAAGTAAACAGTCAACCATTGGACTGTTTAATTAAAAACTACGATCAGTTTAAAAAACACCTGACCGATCATGGCCTCGCGAAATACCTGTAGTATTCATCTGAAAAGTGACACATGGAGCAAAGAAGTGCGGCGATTATCACAATAAAATAGAGATTTAACCCGTACCGTGATGTGGATAAAAATATAGTAACAGGTACAGTAAGCCGTATATTTTAGAATTTCTATAATATACTAAAAAGATAAAACCTCAATATGTGATCCAGATAACCAACAACCAATTAACCGAAATCGATACTATAGTCAGACATAATCAGAAATAACCCCGGCCTTGAGCAGCCTCTTATTTAAGAGCTGTACCAGCTCCCTAGAAAGCTGTGTATTGATATTTTGATTTTGATACCTCACCGTAACACGCTGACTTCGGATAAAGACTGCCGTAAAGAATGCGAGGGAAATTTGAAAATCTTTTAGTTGTATTAGATCAGAAACCTTATGGTAGAGTTTTTGCTCAATCTGAAGATACTCCTCAAGCGTAAGTCCTGATTGTGTTGAGAGACCGATAATAAGTCCAAAATCGTACCCAATGGGATACCAGCCAAAATTATCCCAGTCGATCACTTTACCTTCTTTAAAGGTATTCTTATCAGAAAGATCTCCATGATTCAGACATCGTTTCACATAACGGGAAATATATATATCTGATTCTGATAGCAGATTGCTGATATCGGGAACCCTAAATTCCAGTTCATTCTGAAGGTTTTCAAGAGCGTCAGTAAACGTGTTCTTGTTATATTTTAAGCGTGAGTTAGGAATATCGGTTGATTCCGATAGATTTACTTTTACTATTCGTGCAGCTACATCGGTAGCCTTTTCTAAATATTCATCCGAATCTAGTGTTTTGAGGTCAAAGTACTCAAAATAGGTGGCAAAAAGTTTATCACCTTCATTAAGTCTGACCAGACGTGCAGTCTTCACCCCTTGTTCGATGAGCTGAGGCTGAATGGTGTCTCTGAAAAAAAGAATGATTTTTTTTCTTTCATTAAAATATATTTTTTCAAATAAAACCTGTTCTTTTAACATAAGTTTCCGGTAGGAGTTGAGGACTGCCGTGCT
The DNA window shown above is from Rhodohalobacter sp. SW132 and carries:
- a CDS encoding glycosyltransferase family 4 protein; translation: MKKNCGSVVVYNDILFLLSQTFMYEQVKVLAEQYDVHLLAKRFENPHSFNIDEYQQIKIDQPVHIADKVVSKLARRYYDSNLYFDTRTLLRLRKFLRKEKIKAIHAHFGPRALEILGIAKKHNIPLVVTFHGYDASSLLRDDAYAQKLPYLFEYATKIIVVSEHMINTLKLDKWKQKVHIIPCSVNADEFSADGKAKSDNKIKILHAGRIVAKKGVPDLIRVFHHLTGKIQNIELHLAGDGEELDECKELVKRFSIEEKVVFYGGVSHQKIKNLLNETDIFVLNSRTDEAGDMEGTPVTILEAMCMEKAVVSTRHAGIPYVIEDGENGLLADERDNNGLGRCLQKLIQNNELRIKMGRSARATVIESFSSKVMGQKLSEVFESI
- a CDS encoding glycosyltransferase family 2 protein, giving the protein MGIAPIFSVIIPVYNNWEQLQLCLDALSKQTVDSEKFEIIVVDNASTRSRPDHFRMPDHAILKFESEPGSYAARNRGAEFANGKYLAFTDSDCIPDKNWLQHAFNLFEESRCDSIGGEIKIFRTEDGRKHAYIYESYNAFKQEQWVPEGKSCTANHFVKKKVFNEVNGFDTTLKSGGDWEFSNRCVSLGYQMEYGADVIVLHPARKNLKAMLKKHYRHICWASVIVREKYNCGQLRVLLSSTKGALLGLFKKKPYVKNLKHRFVLLYIDFIKMGMQIGVNVFLLMRLIKPEQVRE
- a CDS encoding glycosyltransferase family 25 protein, which encodes MSVFETLNQTFDNIYIMTLERSVDRHPVFKKRLAGLDYEIFWGVDGQKLDIRELEEKGLYDSEKAKFIKKELKLPQRDLSMSILGCALSHVGIYKDAIKNGYEKVLIMEDDITIDQSKNQHLKQALDELPPDWELLYLGYLQNNNELSWKARLRINLIYPVLSKLGNKKYNPHTYRCKFPRHYSENLEIPGFHYGAHAYGVTLEGVKKILDEQTPIVREADNAISEMCMHESINAFRVKERVFHQDREQFESQISS
- a CDS encoding sulfotransferase; amino-acid sequence: MSLNKKVNGWYRRGLYLRREWIAYYCKLFKQDSLEQHRVVIFGQGRTGSTLLEDLIFKTGHFQKHGELFHKSRGQILFPLPFIRGLARRRPEENFIFHVKIYQLVNDRRRPEDTARFLKALYASGWKIIYLSRRNKVKHVLSNYVHNARGASHKFNDKKEEIELQIDPEGFLTWVKERERFTEEEKKALQGLEYIEVVYEDDLEKQEMHQGTVDRILDELSLERKKVQTRHKKVNSQPLDCLIKNYDQFKKHLTDHGLAKYL
- a CDS encoding phosphotransferase, yielding MYYVSAILLILFKIPPKNRAHFRRLAASLAKRGWMRTYERIIIAYDRDIQICSYSDCREATFEGSGFSTAVLNSYRKLMLKEQVLFEKIYFNERKKIILFFRDTIQPQLIEQGVKTARLVRLNEGDKLFATYFEYFDLKTLDSDEYLEKATDVAARIVKVNLSESTDIPNSRLKYNKNTFTDALENLQNELEFRVPDISNLLSESDIYISRYVKRCLNHGDLSDKNTFKEGKVIDWDNFGWYPIGYDFGLIIGLSTQSGLTLEEYLQIEQKLYHKVSDLIQLKDFQISLAFFTAVFIRSQRVTVRYQNQNINTQLSRELVQLLNKRLLKAGVISDYV